In Nicotiana tabacum cultivar K326 chromosome 2, ASM71507v2, whole genome shotgun sequence, the following proteins share a genomic window:
- the LOC142173818 gene encoding uncharacterized protein LOC142173818 → MESAYELVPRKRSFTSGIEAVKDVLAFPFFRRDWVGVQCTACDAYALQTYIGYKIEKNALDGFSGIENEGRFQRRKAMGRYQIQKRIAHFLQSGLNLWVDSAGSTTIAARSTVEFLGTVIREVPPRATPIQFLRELEKRLRVKHRIHITACHLRSAIHSKFRNLGNSIPIKELTKGMSGTGSLLDAVQLAETLGTAGVRSPQVSVLWGAVKHIRQGSREISLLHSSGRSKVPSDVQQVVSRSGTHAPTLSLYTPAGRKAAGEGGGHWARSISSEFPIQIEAPIKKILRRLRDRGLISRRRPWPIHVACLTNVSDGDIVNI, encoded by the exons ATGGAAAGTGCCTATGAATTAGTTCCAAGAAAGCGGTCGTTCACGTCAGGAATAGAGGCCGTTAAGGATGTActtgcttttcctttttttcgtCGAGATTGGGTTGGTGTTCAGTGTACCGCTTGTGACGCCTATGCTTTGCAAACCTACATAGGGTACAAGATCGAAAAGAATGCATTGGATGGATTCTCGGGCATTGAGAATGAAGGACGCTTTCAGAGGCGAAAGGCCATGGGGAGATACC aaatacaaaaacGTATCGCCCACTTCCTACAATCTGGCTTGAACCTTTGGGTAGACTCTGCAGGATCAACAACCATAGCTGCACGGAGTACGGTAGAATTCCTCGGTACGGTCATTCGGGAAGTCCCTCCGAGGGCGACTCCCATACAATTCTTGCGAGAGCTGGAGAAGCGTCTACGGGTAAAGCACCGTATCCATATAACTGCTTGCCACCTACGCTCCGCCATCCATTCAAAGTTTAGGAACCTAGGTAATAGTATCCCGATCAAAGAGCTGACGAAGGGGATGAGCGGAACAGGGAGTCTACTGGACGCGGTTCAACTAGCGGAGACTCTTGGAACAGCTGGAGTAAGAAGTCCCCAAGTGAGCGTCTTATGGGGGGCCGTCAAGCACATACGGCAAGGATCAAGGGAGATCTCGTTGTTGCATAGCTCAGGTCGGAGCAAGGTGCCATCGGACGTTCAACAGGTAGTCTCACGATCGGGCACTCATGCCCCGACATTGTCATTGTATACTCCCGCGGGTCGGAAGGCGGCGGGGGAAGGAGGGGGACACTGGGCGAGATCTATCAGCAGCGAATTCCCCATACAAATAGAGGCACCTATCAAAAAGATACTTCGAAGGCTTCGGGATCGAGGTCTCATTAGCCGAAGAAGACCCTGGCCAATCCACGTGGCCTGCTTGACGAACGTCAGCGACGGAGACATCGTaaatatataa